A part of Candidatus Tanganyikabacteria bacterium genomic DNA contains:
- a CDS encoding response regulator, which translates to MTEETRKYTLLVVDDELDNLELLQRTLRRDYRVVPANSGEEALEKLPDLEVDLIITDQRMPGMTGIGLLEKAAEMGCGALGIILTGYTDAQDLMEAINSGYVYRYITKPWEPEELKLTLKRALESHAMSAENKRLMRQLRDNHFRVLATLVTALEAKDPYSAGHSHRVKDLALAVGERIGLSAKELEDLGEGALLHDIGEIGVREEVLNKPGKLTEEEFEHVKSHVRLGADMLSFVEEFAGIIPLVQLHHERLDGSGYPFGLKGDQIPMLARILAVVDTFDALVSDRPHRPALARSRAIAVLQQGRGREFDEQVVDTLLHLLAHDPRFAEATAGEAAQPAAAPQ; encoded by the coding sequence ATGACGGAAGAGACGCGCAAGTACACCCTGCTGGTCGTGGACGATGAGCTGGACAATCTCGAACTGCTCCAGCGCACGCTCCGACGCGATTACCGCGTGGTCCCGGCCAACAGCGGGGAAGAGGCGCTCGAGAAGCTCCCCGATCTCGAAGTCGACCTGATCATCACCGACCAGCGCATGCCCGGGATGACGGGCATCGGGCTGCTCGAGAAGGCCGCCGAGATGGGTTGCGGGGCGCTTGGCATCATCCTCACGGGTTACACCGACGCGCAGGATCTGATGGAGGCGATCAACAGCGGGTACGTCTACCGCTACATCACCAAGCCCTGGGAGCCCGAGGAACTCAAGCTGACGCTCAAGCGCGCCCTGGAGTCGCACGCGATGAGCGCCGAGAACAAGCGGCTGATGCGGCAGCTCCGGGACAACCATTTCCGGGTGCTGGCCACGCTGGTCACGGCCCTGGAGGCCAAGGACCCCTACTCGGCAGGGCACAGCCACCGCGTCAAGGATCTGGCGCTGGCCGTCGGCGAGCGCATCGGGCTCTCGGCCAAGGAACTCGAGGACCTGGGCGAGGGCGCGCTGCTGCACGACATCGGCGAAATAGGCGTGCGCGAGGAGGTGCTCAACAAGCCGGGCAAGCTCACCGAGGAGGAATTCGAGCACGTCAAGAGCCACGTGCGCCTGGGCGCCGACATGCTCAGCTTCGTCGAGGAGTTCGCCGGGATCATCCCGCTGGTCCAGTTGCACCACGAGCGGCTCGACGGTTCGGGTTATCCGTTCGGCCTAAAGGGCGACCAGATCCCCATGCTGGCCCGCATCCTCGCGGTCGTGGACACCTTCGACGCCCTGGTGAGCGATCGCCCGCACCGGCCGGCGCTGGCGCGCAGCCGCGCCATCGCGGTGCTCCAGCAGGGGCGCGGCCGCGAGTTCGA